One window from the genome of Lathamus discolor isolate bLatDis1 chromosome 8, bLatDis1.hap1, whole genome shotgun sequence encodes:
- the DMXL2 gene encoding dmX-like protein 2 isoform X1, which translates to MHLHQVLTGAVNPGDNCYSVGSVEDIPFTAYGSGCDIVILADDFECVQIIPGAKHGNIQVSCVECSQQQGRIAASYGNAVCIFEPLGINSHKRNSQLKCQWLKTGQFFLSSMTYNLAWDPQGNRLLTATDFLQLWAPPSSDILEEDDDDPDNQVKDDKVLPVLNDWKCVWQCKTAVSVHLMAWSPDGEYFATAGKNDCLLKVWYPMTGWKSSLLPQENEEKKKSSGVVNFAFVYLAHPRSVTGFSWRNISKYMPRGLVCNVLLTSCLDGICRLWSETLLPEDTLLGEQICETSTSSISSTISPSGKQKDSIQHALETIHELKNMRKGQRRSSVLVTHTDVLPDQQGTHEVQRHISHHANALGHFHIAASINPNTDIPSVLAGTAFNIDEGNGGFVVHWLNNKEFNFTSSIEVFMQHLRKISEQQLEQDFDVEAEEEEEMEEKEKGLHMKLDHDLSIDRESETGTGTGSSEHEDGEREGSPKTSLLTGPCMPLPTVLLDQKIELLVTEWNRNPDMLFTIHPIDGTFLVWHVKYLDEYTPGIFRQVQVSFSSRIPVAFPSGDASSLSKNIMMYACPIFVKDDSNAVYQKTMDFPDKTLANKGSSFDQDSANVNIISPKVMMVSKHIDGSLNQWAVTFVDKSAFTSVLTVSHKFRYCGHRFHLNDLACHSVLPLLLTSSHHNALLTPESDSSWDSDRISRKMDPIKHVKGSSRQQLKNAATRTFHDPNAIYSELILWRVDPIGPLSYTGGVSELARINSLHTSAFSNVAWLPTLIPSYCLGTYCNSASACFVASDGKNLRLYQAVVDARKLLDELSDPESSKLIGEVFNIVSQQSTARPGCIIELDAITNKCGSNTQLLHVFQEDFILGYKPHKEDVEGKETEIFFQPSQGYRPPPFSEKFYLVVIEKDSNGCSVLQMWHLHLKSVQACLAKPTEATSPENKLSVPVQKSVVSSPNVSPGVSPIPRSSSIANLQTASKLILSSRLVYSQPLDLPAGVEVIRATPSAGHLSSSSIYPVCLAPYLIVTSCSDNRVRFWRCTVDTDLNSKNEERETYHWRKWPLMNDEGEDNSSTVNIVGRPVAVSCSYTGRLAVAYKQPIQHNGFVSKEFSMHVCILECESTGGSEWVLEQTIHLDDLVKVGSVLDSRVSVDSNLFVYSKSDTFLNKDKYLVPSIKHLVHLDWVSKEDGSHILTVGVGANIYMYGRLSGIVTDQTSSKDGVAVITLPLGGSIKQGIKSKWVLLRSIDLVSSVDGTPSLPVSLSWVRDGILVVGMDCEMHVYAQWKHTIRFGDGESDVFTTEDSTTQDPLKTSLIAKKSSVIDRAGIVDDVFGTPTVIQDGGLFEAAHVLSPTLPQYHPTQLLELMDLGKVRRAKAILSHLVKCIAGEVAIVKDTEAGEGTGPKRHLSRTISVSGSTAKDTITAGKDGTRDYTEIDSIPPLPLYALLAADQDATFVSEETSKIPQGSEHHDKRKTEDQYSDLFQIPSVTTEDFIDFEPEKRESKSKVINLSQYGPTYFGREHASVLSSHLMHSSLPGLTRLEQMFLVALADTVATTSTELDENRDKNYSGRDTLDECGLRYLLAMRLHTCLLTSLPPLYRVQLLHQGLSTCHFAWAFHSEAEEELISMIPAIQKGDPQWSELRAMGIGWWVRNINTLRRCIEKVAKASFQRNNDALDAALFYLAMKKKAVVWGLFRSQNDEKMTAFFSHNFSEDRWRKAALKNAFALLGKQRFEQSAAFFLLAGSLKDAIEVCLEKMEDIQLAMVIARLYESEFETSITYTSILYEKILGCQKDGTGFSCTKLHSDPFLRSIAYWIMKDYTRALDTLLEQTPRDDDENPVIVKSCNPVVFSFYNYLRTHPLLIRRYFSSPEGTLATLGLKTEKSFVDKINLIERKLFFTTANAHFKVGCPVLALEVLSKIPKVRKKSTVDAEKESPSTPTVAGVSDSKALREGAGSGDIDWSKPISTSFALENTVESSAQFDWSQPAVKFDDEPLTLDWGEDKNESDEEDKDVGIMMKKSDLKSGEDDERTSDTSIPQTPHGKICDEGDTEVDVIAEQLKFRACLKILMTELRTLATGYEVDGGKLRFQLYNWLEKEIAAMHEICNHDTEGKDYCKMYTKVNGDLLDHDDMDKPDIGSYERHQIERRRLQAKREHAERRKWWLQKNQALLRVFLSYCSLHGAQGGGLASVRMELKFLLQESQQETTVKQLQSPLPLPTTLPLLSASIASTKTVIANPVLYLNNHIHDILHTIVQMKSPPHPHIEDVKVYTLHSLAASLSASIYQALCDSHSYSLQADTNQFTGMVYQGLLLSDRRRLRTESIEEHATPNSSPAQWPGVSSLINLLSSAQDEDQPKLNILLCEAVVAVYLSLLIHALATNSCNELFRLAAHPLNNRMWAAVFGGGVKLLVKPRRQSENIPAPPLPSEEMDKHRRRFNMRMLVPGRPVKDSTVPPPVPAERPFYKEKFIPPELSMWDYFMAKPFLPLSDSGVIYDSDESFHSDEEEDEDAFLSDTQIQEHKDANSYSWALLHLTMVKLVLHNIKNFFPIAGLEITDLPVTSPLGIAVIKNLEHWEQILQERMDQFEGPPPNYINTYPSDIVVGAGPAILRNKAMIEPENTPFKSKDYSALPAKRLWHFLVKQEILQETFIRYIFTKKRKQSESVEDRVEQVKQNCVAEDHKNKVEADLGYPGGKAKIIHKESDMIMAFAVNKANSSEIVLASTHDVQELDISALLAAQSFIWIGEEYDRESKSSDDIDFRGSTTTLAQSSASSFGATQIQPSSSMPWLGSGQTSTGAGVLIKRNLNNVKRMASHPVHQYYLTGAQDGSVRMFEWTRPQQLVCFQQAGNARVTRMYFNSQGNKCGVADGEGFLSIWQVNQTTSNPKPYLSWQCHSKTTSDFAFITSSSVVATSGQSSDNRNVCLWDSLASSGNNLIHAFTCHDHGATVLQYAPKHQLLISGGRKGYICIFDIRQRQILYTFHAHESAVKALALDPSEDYFVTGSAEGNMKVWRLTGYNLIHSFKNEHAKQSIFRNIGAGVTQIETVQGNRIFSCGADGTLKMRVLPRAFNVPSSISDTL; encoded by the exons CAACTAAAGTGTCAGTGGCTTAAAACTGGGCAATTCTTCCTCAGTTCCATGACTTATAACCTGGCATGGGATCCTCAAG GTAACAGGCTGCTGACAGCAACTGACTTTTTGCAATTGTGGGCCCCTCCATCTAGTGACATTCTagaagaagatgatgatgatccTGACAATCAGGTCAAAGACGATAAAGTTCTTCCAGTTCTAAATGACTGGAAATGTGTCTGGCAGTGCAA GACTGCAGTATCAGTACATTTGATGGCATGGTCTCCTGATGGTGAATACTTTGCAACAGCTGGGAAA AATGACTGCCTCTTAAAGGTTTGGTATCCTATGACTGGTTGGAAGTCATCTCTTCTGCCCcaagagaatgaagaaaagaaaaaaagctcaggGGTTGTCAACTTCGCATTTGTTTATTTGGCGCATCCTCGATCAGTGACAGGATTTTCATGGCGTAACATTAGCAAGTACATGCCCAG GGGTTTGGTCTGTAACGTGTTACTCACATCTTGTCTTGATGGCATCTGTCGGCTTTGGTCAGAGACATTGCTACCAGAAGATACACTTCTTGGTGAGCAGATCTGTGAAACCAGCACTTCCAGCATTAGCAGCACCATCTCTCCatctggaaagcaaaaggaCAGTATACAGCATGCACTAGAG ACAATTCACGAGttgaaaaatatgagaaaagGACAAAGGAGGTCATCAGTTCTTGTTACCCATACAGATGTATTGCCAGATCAACAGGGTACTCACGAAGTTCAGCGTCACATTTCACATCACGCAAATGCACTTGGTCATTTCCACATAGCAGCAAGCATCAACCCTAATACAG ATATTCCATCAGTCTTGGCTGGAACAGCTTTTAATATAGATGAAGGAAATGGAGGCTTCGTTGTTCACTGGTTGAATaataaagaatttaattttacatCATCTATTGAAGTGTTTATGCAGCATCTAAGAAAAATCTCTGAACAACAATTAGAACAAGATTTTGATGTTGaggctgaagaggaagaagaaatggaagaaaaagagaaaggtttACATATGAAATTAGATCATG ACTTGTCTATAGATAGAGAATCAGAGACAGGGACTggtacaggctcttcagaacatgaagatggagaaagagagggaagcCCCAAAACATCTCTACTAACAGGCCCATGCATGCCTCTTCCGACAGTTTTGTTAGATCAGAAAATTGAGTTGCTCGTAACTGAATGGAACAGAAATCCAGATATGCTTTTTACTATCCATCCCATTGATGGTACCTTTTTGGTGTGGCATGTGAAATATTTAGATGAATACACTCCAGGCATCTTTCGGCAAGTTCAG gtttcattttcttctagGATTCCTGTTGCATTTCCATCAGGAGATGCTAGCTCCCTTAGCAAAAATATTATGATGTATGCTTGCCCCATCTTTGTAAAAGATGACAGTAATGCTGTCTATCAGAAGACAATGGACTTTCCAGATAAGACTCTAGCAAATAAAGGATCGAGCTTTGACCAGGATAGTGCAAATGTGAATATAATTTCTCCAAAAGTAATGATGGTTTCCAAACATATAGATGGCTCTCTAAATCAGTGGGCAGTTACTTTTGTTGATAAATCAGCTTTCACTTCTGTGCTAACCGTATCACATAAATTTAGGTACTGCGGTCACCGTTTTCATCTCAATGATCTAGCTTGCCATTCTGTTTTACCATTGCTGCTAACATCTTCTCATCATAATGCTCTACTAACTCCTGAATCAGACAGTTCCTGGGACTCTGATAGGATAAGCAGAAAAATGGATCCAATTAAACATGTGAAAGGTTCTTCCAGGCAGCAGCTTAAAAATGCAGCAACCCGTACGTTCCATGACCCAAACGCAATCTATAGTGAGCTGATTCTGTGGCGTGTAGACCCTATAGGACCTTTATCGTACACTGGAGGAGTATCTGAATTGGCTCGAATTAACTCTCTTCATACCTCCGCTTTCTCTAACGTAGCCTGGCTTCCAACACTTATTCCCAGCTATTGCCTTG gTACATACTGCAATTCTGCTAGTGCGTGCTTTGTTGCATCTGATGGCAAAAACTTGAGACTCTACCAAGCTGTTGTAGATGCACGAAAACTTCTAGATGAATTATCTGACCCTGAATCATCT aaacttATTGGGGAAGTGTTTAATATTGTGAGTCAACAATCTACTGCTCGACCAGGATGCATTATTGAACTTGATGCAATAACTAACAAA TGTGGCTCAAACACACAATTGCTTCATGTCTTTCAAGAAGACTTCATTTTGGGGTACAAACCACATAAGGAAGATGTGGAAGGGAAGGAAACTGAGATATTTTTCCAGCCATCACAAG GGTATCGTCCACCACCTTTCTCAGAGAAGTTCTACCTAGTAGTAATTGAAAAAGATAGTAATGGCTGCTCTGTTCTTCAGATGTGGCACCTTCATCTCAAATCTGTGCAAGCCTGTTTAG caaAGCCAACTGAAGCTACTTCACCAGAGAATAAGCTTAGTGTACCTGTGCAAAAGAGTGTGGTTTCTTCTCCAAATGTATCACCTGGCGTAAGTCCCATTCCACGATCTTCATCAATTGCTAATCTTCAGACTGCTAGTAAACTCATTCTGAGCTCCAGACTTGTGTATAGCCAACCTCTGGATCTTCCTGCTGGTGTAGAAGTAATAAGAGCAACTCCTTCAGCAG GTCACCTGAGTTCTTCATCAATATATCCAGTCTGCCTTGCACCTTATCTGATAGTAACATCCTGTTCAGACAACAGAGTGCGGTTCTGGAGATGTACTGTAGATACAGACCTAAAcagcaaaaatgaagaaagggaaaCATATCATTGGAGGAAATGGCCTTTAATGAATGATGAAGGAGAAGACAACAGCAGTACAGTGAACATTGTAGGAAGGCCAGTTGCTGTTAGCTGTTCTTACACAGGACGTCTTGCAGTAGCATACAAACAACCCATACAACATaatggttttgtttccaaagaaTTTTCCATGCATGTTTGTATACTTGAATGTGAGTCTACAGGAGGATCAGAATGGGTTTTGGAACAGACAATTCATCTGGATGACTTAGTTAAGGTTGGAAGTGTACTTGATTCAAGAGTCAGTGTAGATAgtaatttgtttgtttacagTAAATCAGATACTTTTTTGAATAAAGACAAATACCTGGTACCTAGTATCAAGCATTTGGTGCATTTGGACTGGGTATCAAAAGAAGATGGTTCACATATATTGACAGTTGGAGTTGGTGCCAACATCTACATGTACGGAAGACTTTCAGGAATTGTAACAGATCAGACTAGCAGCAAAGATGGAGTAGCTGTCATTACTTTACCACTAGGTGGTAGCATAAAACAAGGTATAAAGTCGAAGTGGGTGTTGCTTAGATCAATTGATTTGGTATCATCTGTAGATGGCACTCCTTCACTGCCTGTTTCTCTGTCCTGGGTGAGAGATGGTATACTCGTAGTGGGAATGGACTGTGAAATGCATGTTTATGCCCAGTGGAAACACACTATCAGGTTTGGTGATGGTGAAAGTGATGTTTTTACTACTGAAGACTCAACAACACAAGATCCACTCAAAACAAGCCTGATAGCAAAGAAGTCCAGTGTAATTGATAGGGCAGGTATTGTGGATGATGTCTTTGGCACTCCAACTGTAATACAGGATGGTGGCCTTTTTGAAGCTGCTCATGTTCTTTCACCTACTCTACCCCAGTATCATCCAACCCAGCTATTAGAACTTATGGATCTGGGTAAAGTTCGCCGAGCCAAAGCCATTCTATCGCATTTAGTTAAATGTATTGCAGGAGAAGTTGCAATTGTTAAAGACacagaagctggagaaggaacTGGTCCTAAACGCCATCTTTCTCGCACCATTAGTGTAAGTGGTAGTACTGCAAAGGATACCATAACAGCTGGAAAAGACGGTACTCGAGACTACACAGAGATAGACTCAATTCCCCCACTGCCACTGTATGCGTTGCTTGCAGCAGATCAAGATGCcacttttgtttctgaagaaactTCTAAAATACCTCAGGGCTCTGAACATCATgataagagaaaaacagaagatcAGTACTCCGACCTATTCCAAATTCCGTCTGTTACAACTGAAGACTTTATTGATTTTGAGCCTGAGAAGAGGGAGAGTAAATCCAAAGTTATTAATCTGTCACAGTATGGTCCGACTTACTTTGGCCGAGAACATGCTAGTGTTCTGTCAAGCCACCTGATGCACTCAAGTCTGCCAGGCCTCACTCGACTGGAGCAGATGTTCCTTGTAGCTTTGGCAGACACTGTGGCCACAACAAGCACTGAACTAGATGAGAACAGAGATAAGAATTACTCAG GAAGAGATACCTTAGATGAATGTGGCTTAAGATACCTGTTGGCTATGCGCTTGCACACCTGCCTCCTGACATCACTCCCACCTCTGTATCGAGTTCAGCTGCTTCACCAAG GCCTTTCTACTTGCCATTTTGCATGGGCTTTTCATTCTGAGGCTGAGGAGGAGTTGATCAGTATGATTCCCGCTATCCAGAAGGGAGACCCACAGTGGTCTGAATTAAGAGCTatgggtattggttggtgggtcAGGAATATCAACACACTCCGAAGGTGCATTGAGAAG GTTGCAAAAGCTTCATTTCAGAGAAACAATGATGCCTTAGACGCTGCACTTTTTTACCTTGCtatgaagaaaaaggcagtggTGTGGGGTCTGTTTAG GTCCCAGAATGATGAGAAGATGACTGCATTTTTCAGCCACAACTTCAGTGAAGACAGATGGCgcaaagctgctttaaaaaatgcttttgctttgttgggGAAACAACGCTTTGAACAATCAGCTGCATTTTTCCTGCTAGCAGGGTCACTGAAAGATGCTATAGAG GTTTGCCTTGAGAAAATGGAAGATATCCAGTTGGCTATGGTTATTGCTCGTTTGTATGAATCAGAGTTTGAAACCTCCATCACATACACTTCCATTCTTTATGAAAAAATTTTGGGCTGCCAGAAGGATGGAACTGGGTTCAGCTGTACTAAATTGCATTCTGATCCATTTCTGAGAAGCATTGCATACTGGATAATGAAAGATTACACTAGAGCACTGGACACGTTATTGGAGCAAACCCCTAGAGATGATGATGAAAACCCAG TTATCGTCAAGTCATGCAATCCTGTGGTGTTCAGTTTTTACAATTATCTTCGGACACATCCTTTGCTCATCCGAAGATACTTCAGTTCACCAGAAGGGACTTTGGCCACCTTAGGTCTAAAAACTGAGAAAAGCTTTGTTGATAAAATTAATcttatagaaagaaaattattcttcaCTACTGCAAATGCACATTTTAAAGTGGGCTGCCCTGTACTAGcccttgaagtcctttccaaaattccaaaagtaagaaaaaagtcTACTGTAGATGCAGAGAAAGAGTCACCTAGTACTCCAACAGTGGCTGGTGTTTCAGATTCCAAAGCCCTAAGGGAGGGTGCTGGAAGTGGTGATATAGACTGGTCAAAGCCAATTTCAACTTCCTTTGCATTGGAAAATACTGTTGAATCTTCAGCACAATTTGACTGGAGTCAGCCAGCAGTAAAATTTGATGATGAACCCCTTACTCTTGACTGGGGTGAAGACAAAAATGAGTCAGATGAAGAGGACAAGGATGTTGGTATAATGATGAAAAAATCTGATTTGAAGAGTGGAGAAGATGATGAGAGAACCTCAGACACCAGCATCCCACAAACACCACATGGGAAGATTTGTGATGAAGGAGATACTGAGGTTGATGTTATTGCTGAACAACTGAAGTTCAGAGCCTGTTTGAAGATCCTTATGACTGAACTGAGGACTTTGGCTACAGGTTATGAAGTAGACGGAGGAAAGCTCAGATTTCAGCTGTACAACTGGCTTGAAAAAGAGATTGCTGCTATGCATGAAATATGCAACCATGATACAGAGGGCAAAGACTATTGTAAAATGTATACCAAAGTAAATGGGGATCTGCTTGATCACGATGATATGGATAAGCCAGACATTGGTTCATATGAACGGCACCAGATAGAAAGACGCAGGTTACAAGCAAAACGAGAACATGCTGAAAGACGAAAGTGGTGGCTGCAGAAGAACCAAGCTCTTCTAAGAGTTTTTCTAAGTTATTGTAGTCTTCATGGGGCACAAGGTGGTGGTTTAGCATCTGTAAGAATGGAGCTGAAGTTCTTGCTGCAAGAGTCACAGCAG gaaaCTACTGTAAAACAGCTTCAGTCTCCTCTTCCACTGCCCACAACACTACCATTGCTTTCTGCGAGCATAGCATCCACAAAAACCGTGATAGCTAATCCTGTGCTATATTTAAACAACCACATCCATGATATTCTTCACACTATTGTGCAGATGAAATCACCACCACATCCTCATATTGAAGATGTCAAG GTGTACACGCTTCATTCTTTAGCAGCTTCACTTTCTGCATCCATTTATCAAGCATTATGTGacagccacagctacag CCTTCAGGCAGATACAAATCAGTTTACAGGGATGGTTTATCAAGGACTGCTTTTGAGTGATCGACGCAGACTGAGGACAGAAAGCATTGAAGAGCATGCAACTCCAAACTCATCTCCTGCTCAGTGGCCTG gtGTGAGTTCACTTATAAATCTGTTAAGTTCAGCTCAGGATGAAGATCAACCAAAGTTAAACATCCTACTTTGTGAAGCTGTTGTAGCTGTCTATCTGAGTCTCCTTATACATGCTCTTGCAACTAATTCATGTAACGAGTTATTTCGACTAGCAGCTCATCCTTTGAACAATCGAATGTGGGCTGCTGTTTTTGGTGGAGGAGTGAAGCTTCTCGTAAAACCTCGAAGGCAGTCAGAAAATATTCCAG CACCACCTCTTCCATCAGAAGAAATGGATAAACATCGCCGTCGGTTTAATATGAGAATGCTAGTGCCTGGAAGACCAGTAAAAGATAGCACTGTACCACCACCTGTACCTGCAGAAAGACCcttttacaaagaaaagttTATCCCTCCAGAACTCAGCATGTGGGACTACTTTATGGCAAAG ccatttcttcctctgtcaGACAGTGGTGTTATATATGACTCCGATGAAAGCTTTCACAGtgatgaggaggaagatgaggatGCTTTCCTCTCTGATACACAGATCCAGGAACACAAAGATGCCAATTCTTACAG CTGGGCTCTTCTGCATCTGACAATGGTAAAATTAGTTCTGCACAATATTAAGAACTTCTTTCCCATTGCTGGTCTGGAAATCACTG aTCTGCCTGTAACATCACCATTGGGCATTGCTGTAATAAAAAATCTGGAACACTGGGAACAGATTCTTCAAGAGAGAATGGACCAGTTTGAAGGCCCACCACCAAACTACATCAATACTTATCCTAGTGACATTGTTGTAGGTGCAGGACCAGCTATTCTCCGCAATAAAGCAATGATTGAACCAGAAAACACACCATTCAA ATCAAAGGATTATTCAGCACTTCCAGCAAAAAGGCTCTGGCATTTTCTTGTGAAGCAAGAAATTCTTCAGGAGACTTTCATAAGATACATATTcactaagaaaagaaaacaaagtgag TCTGTAGAAGATCGTGTGGAGCAGGTCAAACAAAACTGCGTAGCAGAAGATCACAAAAACAAG GTTGAAGCAGATCTTGGCTACcctggaggaaaagcaaaaatcatTCACAAAGAGTCAGATATGATAATGGCATTTGCAGTTAATAAG GCAAACAGCAGTGAAATTGTTTTGGCATCTACACATGATGTTCAAGAACTTGATATTTCAGCTCTACTGGCTGCTCAGTCATTTATATGGATCGGGGAAGAATATGACAGAGAGTCTAAAAG TTCTGATGATATTGACTTTCGTGGTTCTACCACAACACTAGCTCAGTCTTCTGCATCATCTTTTGGAGCGACTCAGATACAGCCTTCTTCATCTATGCCATGGTTAGGCAGTGGTCAGACTAGCACTGGAGCTGGTGTG CTTattaaaagaaatctgaataACGTCAAGAGAATGGCTTCACATCCAGTCCATCAGTATT ATCTTACAGGAGCACAAGATGGTAGTGTTAGAATGTTTGAATGGACAAGGCCACAGCAATTGGTATGCTTCCAGCAGGCTGGGAATGCCAGGGTAACAAGAATGTATTTCAATTCCCAGGGCAATAAA TGTGGTGTTGCTGATGGTGAAGGATTTCTAAGTATTTGGCAAGTAAACCAAACCACCTCAAATCCTAAACCCTACCTG agtTGGCAGTGCCACAGTAAAACCACAAGTGACTTTGCATTTATAACCTCCTCAAGTGTAGTTGCTACATCGGGACAGTCCAGTGATAACAG